CATGCCGATGATTCTGTCGAAGCTGGAGCGGTACGCGGTTGATGTGCGCATCGTGCCGGATGTGAATCCACGGTACCTTCCGCAGTCAATGGCGATGCACGAACTCGATGGAATGCCGGTATTAAGCTATCGCGAATCACCCATGGCTGGTGTCGGTGGGGCGGTGAAGCGTGCGATGGATATTGTGGGATCGTGCGTGTGCCTGATTCTGTTCTCGCCATTGATGCTCGCGATTGCGATTGCGGTCAAGCTGACAAGCCCAGGCAAGATCATCTACAAGCAGCGCCGTGTGAGCCTTGGCGGCGAAACATTCAAGATTTACAAGTTCCGAACGATGGTGTGCACGGGGGATAGCGTTACAAATGAGCCCGACGGTCCCAAGTGGACAGAAGACAACGATCCACGGATCACGCGAATCGGACGCATCCTCCGTCAGACGAGTCTTGACGAGCTCCCGCAGTTGCTCAACGTGCTCAAGGGCCAGATGTCACTGGTTGGTCCGAGACCCGAGCGACCAGAGTTGATCGATCGATTCCGCGATACATGGCGTGGGTACATGATCCGTCAGCACGTCAAAGCTGGTATGACGGGATGGGCGCAGGTCAACGGAATGCGTGGAAACACCAGCTTAAAGAAACGCCTGCAGTATGACTTGTTCTATATCCGCAACTGGTCGCCCTTGTTCGATGTTCGTATTCTTCTGCTGACTGTGGTGCGCGGGTTTGTGCATCCGAATGCGAAGTGATCAGAGCTCTTTTCTTTACAGATGCTCCTCGCGTTCGATATCCTGGCTCTTTCCGACACCGCCTGGTGCGTTGTCCATACCGAGTGAGATGAGTTTAAACGAACGATCGCCCGTGCGCTGGTAGACGATCTCGTTGCCATAGGTGTCCATGATTGCTTCACGACTGGTCAGATAAGGACCCGACCACATCCCACGGATGCGCTCGGACTGATCAATCGCGTCTTCTGAGAACAGTACGTTGAGACCTTCGGCATTGGTCGGCAGGCGTTCGCAGTTGAGTTCGAACATGCGGATCGCGTCGGCGATCGACTTCATATCCATCGCATTTGCGATGTTGCGACCTGACTGGCGGGAGTCGATGACAGCATCTGTGGGATCGAGCGATTCGTCACAGCCGGTCAATGCGACCAGCCCCAGTGATGTTCCCAGCACGAGCGTTGTGATCGAGAAAGCGATGCGGTGTGGTACTGACATGGCGGGCCTCCGTTTGTGCAAATGCGATGCATCATTATTGGCAGACAAGTTCAACGGCAAAAAACCGCGATTTCAATGCACGAATGACCTTCTACTTGTGGATTTTTATGAAGAATCTATGATTCGCTGATGCAGACGTACCGGGTCATTGTGGTAGGTGGCGGTCACGCAGGAGCAGAAGCCGCGTGGGCTGCTGCAAATCTGCTTGCCGGCAGGCTTGGCGAGCGCGAGGCGGCACACTCTGTGGCGATGGTCACACTTGATCCCAGCAAGATCGGTGTGATGTCGTGTAATCCTGCGATCGGCGGACTCGCTAAGGGGCAGATCGTGCGCGAGGTCGATGCGCTTGGCGGGCTCATGGGGCTCGCTGCTGATATCTCAGGGATCCAGTTCAAGGTGCTCAACGCGTCGAAGGGGCTTGCGGTGCGCGGGCCACGTGCGCAATGCGACCGCCATGCCTACGCGGAAGCCGTGCAGCATCTCATCGCATCACGACCCGAGATCGACGTGATCGCTGGGAGCGTCGAGACACTCCTGACAGAAGACACAACCAGTGATGTGCCACATCGGATTGTCGGCGTGGAGATCGCGGGTGCTGATGGCGTACATCGA
Above is a genomic segment from Phycisphaeraceae bacterium containing:
- a CDS encoding undecaprenyl-phosphate glucose phosphotransferase yields the protein MLVAIDACAIALIAILAWVARSNAVEGYLPRWPHDWESYIRGPLVVFVVPIVLACMYGAGLYRPQRDRSLLSEAVNITKAVVVAMCGVIVILWALGNDVIANGGPLGQDLAGNVTRETTNSVFLGKYELDGGRFQLFLLAVLLLVGLLLHRTLLRFLLRAMRRSGRNLRHVAVIGTGRVGQIVSETIAQNSWTGLRVAYYVSHIEDTERTECRGKPIRGSIVDLDITLKHHPVDAVYLALPNRAAAHMPMILSKLERYAVDVRIVPDVNPRYLPQSMAMHELDGMPVLSYRESPMAGVGGAVKRAMDIVGSCVCLILFSPLMLAIAIAVKLTSPGKIIYKQRRVSLGGETFKIYKFRTMVCTGDSVTNEPDGPKWTEDNDPRITRIGRILRQTSLDELPQLLNVLKGQMSLVGPRPERPELIDRFRDTWRGYMIRQHVKAGMTGWAQVNGMRGNTSLKKRLQYDLFYIRNWSPLFDVRILLLTVVRGFVHPNAK
- a CDS encoding type II secretion system protein GspG, with the protein product MSVPHRIAFSITTLVLGTSLGLVALTGCDESLDPTDAVIDSRQSGRNIANAMDMKSIADAIRMFELNCERLPTNAEGLNVLFSEDAIDQSERIRGMWSGPYLTSREAIMDTYGNEIVYQRTGDRSFKLISLGMDNAPGGVGKSQDIEREEHL